Below is a genomic region from Patagioenas fasciata isolate bPatFas1 chromosome 5, bPatFas1.hap1, whole genome shotgun sequence.
AAAGGCTTCTTTGCACTCTAAGAGTCtgtttacaaaaagaaaacaaccagccGACTGAAGTCAAGTGCTTTTGATGTGTTAGATCATCAGCTACAGACAAACCATGGGCTGAGACCTCCTGAGGTTTTGTCATTGTCATCTTTTCAGTATGTGCACACAAAGGCAATCTTCCCAATCGTGCTGCCGAGTATGGCTGCTTATTGCAATTCCATCTATTTAATTCTCTGAGCTATCAGTGGAGGTTCTTGTGCCTCCGCTTCTCATGGGTGGTATCTTTATGGACATGGAAGCTGCCCTCCTACAGCCTGCGTCTCGTTCTTTGAAGGGAGAATCCTACTGAAATACTTGTTTACCTCCCCACATTCCCTGCATTGCAGTGAGTCACAGAAACATGGGCCTCCAAAGCTCTGGCTGTTAAATCCATTTCTTTGCATTGCAGGGAGCTCCATCACATCGTCATCTGCAAAAAAGATTAAACTCTCAATAAGATTAGTTGCGTATTTTTTGCCTCTCCTCTCCCATTGAGAGGCTGTCTCAGAATCTCATAGTTTTCTTGGTTAAAAGTCTAATAACCTTTGCTTGACTCTGCTGGTGCGGGGAGGAAAAAGTCCTGAAGTTTTAAGCCAACCATTGGTTTTGAGCATTTTCTGCCTCCTTGGAGTTTAACTCCTCAGTGCAGGCAAAACTCATGTCTCCTttcagcttttgctttgctgtgctaAACAAAGCTCTCTCAGCTTCCCAAGGCAGATTCCTTGCTTCTCTGGTCTTCTCTGCATCTGCTTTAGTGGAATTTTTATAGACTACAGGAGGCCAGAATTATTTTGGATAATTCCTTGTCGCTGTCTTTTACCAGCTCATTTTGAATTGCTTGAACAATACAAGGAGTGTCAGTTAACAGAACTGACAGAGCACCAGTGGCACAACCTCTTTACCTTTCTGGGATGGTATTTGCTTTCCAGTAGAGGATTATAATTATTTCTTCTGCTACCCACAGCATTCCTAGAATGTCTTTTAAAATAACGGTTTATATAGTCTTTCATTAAACACCTGGGATTCAAAACCAAAGAACTCATTGGAGGAGAATTAAGATTAACTTAGATACAAAAAATATTCCTAAATTCTGATCTGTCTTTTGCTTCTGTGCTCTGCAAAGGGGCCACATCTGGCAGTACAGGAGCCATCTCTTCACCATGGAGGCTAGGAAGAAACTTCATTATGGCAAGTTTTGTCCATAATTAATCATTATGGGGTTTCTTGCAGAGCATCTGGCTCTTGCCCCTGCTGGAAACAGGACACTGGTCTAGACAGACCACTGGTCTGATCTGCTGTGGAAATTGCTATGTTCCTATTTAAAGGTGTAGTTTCTTATTAAATAATTAAGATGAATACCTCCACGAATTTCCTTTCAGATTCTACATTTGGAAAAAACAGCTTCTGACCTCTTTCCCTACAGCAAGTCTGCACGGCAAGTCTAGACTTCCCTGGGCACCATATCACAAATATCACACCCTCTGGGAGAAGCAGCTTGGGGTAGTTCCGGAATTTGTTTCCTAAGTCAGACTTAACTCCTGCTTGACAGGTTTTGCTGTAGCTGATGCCAGGTCCAGGAGAAGGGCCGGTGGTGGGTGGTTTGCAGAGCTGCATGGCTTTTTTTGTCTTGCTTATTTTCAGCCACCCTGCTTTTCACATCCctttatatactgagcagaaTCAAAGCAATTTCTGGTTTTGTAGTAATCATGCCAAGTCTTTCTATCTAAATTTGTAGAACCATGCTGCAGAGTATCCAGTTGGTAGAACTGTTGCTCAGAGATAATCTCATAACTTTCTCTACAGTTAAAtttagaggtttggggttttttttctttctttaaaaagtaaTACCATGGGTTGAATAGGCCCTGGTATTTATTTCCCTGTCCAGCTGACTGATAGAACTTCAGAGGGTACTCTGGTTGCTTTTGTGAAGATTAACCAAGGAAGTACAAGACTGACGGAGTTAATAGGAACAAGGtcaaaaaaaaggttaaaatgaACTAGCACACAGTAGACCATATTTGGCTGTCAAAAATAGTATGTGTTtgtaaacagaatttaaaaagtaAGACACTAATTGAATAGATTTAGTATTTATTGTGAAATAAAATGCATTATATACTTTAATTTCACAAGAGGTGCCCACAGATGAAATGGTAATATCTCCTGGCTCCGAGATGTATTCCATGAAGACTTCCATGTAAGAATGAATATTAGAAGATGTTTCGGACATCCCTTAAAAACTAAGCTTCGTATTTTCTGCTGCACACAGAGGCTGTGCACAATTAGACACTCCGTGAGGCTTAACACAGAATATGAGGTGCAGTCACCTAATCGTTTATCCCCGTATATATTCATATTTTGGGTCctgtttggagaagtggtttaaTTGCTGTTTGAAGCCTTTTGTTTCCCTCTTCCTCTAGATGACGTGCTCAGACCACTGCCTacagaagtatttaaaaatgACACAAAGGATCTCCATGAGATTCCAGGAGTACCATATCCAGCAGAACGAAGCTCTGGCAGCTAAAGCAGGACTGCTCAGCCAACCTCGTTAGACGAGAGCGCTCTGATCAGACTTTACAAGCAGTGCCAGTGTTCACTGGGCAAGAACACACATTTTGGATTTTCTGCTGTCGGGATGTGCAGCTCGGAAGAGATTTCTAGATGCTGTTCAGACAGTGGAAACCATGAAGGGTTAAACAAGAACTTAGTCATGGTGGATGGGCAATGGAGTCTGTTTCTGAGGCTCTTTTCACTCTACGATGGAGTAATATCGATACAAACTTTTCCAGGGCCCACAGTCTGGTATGTTTAAATTGCAAGGGGGTTGGGAGGGTTATACTTCCTTTCTGCTAGGACTGGTTCAGATGGAAAATGTGTAATATGGgaaatacactttttaaaatttaattcaaGTAAAATAAATGGGAACTGTACACTTGtatgtattttctttccaaagacagttttaggacGCTGCTTGAGAGCAGCGTTTTGTTTGCTGTGGTCTCATTCCTCCTTGGCTACTACAGAGTTCTGTTCATTCGCTACTGCTTCAGGTTGCTGATAGGTAATGGGATTAGTGACTTTGTTTcagcagctggggatttgtgtaTTTGTTATTTCTCTCAATTTGGGAAGAAATTCCATTAAACCACCCTCATTCTGACGCTCCTGGAGTGCTGGGTGGTGAGGATTAGAGTTTTAGTTTGAAGTGGCAGAGAACTGCTGTAACTAAGTAGCTCTGTAGGCAGGGACGCTCTGCCAGCTTGTCCCTAGGGCATATTTGCCTCATGCTTCACCGGGTCAGTTACAAGGGACACGAGTGTACCGCAGGCACTTGTAGACACTCCTCATTTCCCTCGGGGAACCCCAGGGCTCCTCCAAAACCGGCTGCCTTGCCTGATACAAGTGGCATGCACTCCAAGCACAGAGCTTGCCGGCAGCTTTCTCTGTTAAATGTGTGAATGCCAACAGAAAGTACAAGGTATGCACAAAGTGATGGCTTTTTTTTGCTGCTGGAGAGAGAAGTTTGTGGAAGCGAACAGTTCTGATGTTATGGTTTTGCTATACCCAAAACACCAGACCTTGGAAAGGATCTTGAGTTAAAATGCTGGAGATTGTTAGTACAGTACAATGATAGCTGATGGGCACATTTTAGTTTAGTTCTATTAATAAAATACAGTAACAAAAGGAACTGAACATCAGGATTACCAAATCGATTTTGAGATTTCAGGTGATGAAGTCTGAAACAAAGCTATTTCATGTCAGCTGCCAGGTTCTGTTCTTCAGTAGAAAGGCAACAACAGGAATGGCAggatcccagaatcacagaatgtcagggattggaagggacctggaaagctcatccagtgcaatccccccatggagcaggaacacccagctgaggttccacaggaaggtgtccaggcgggtttgaatggctgcacagaaggagactccacaacctccctgggcagcctgggccaggctctgccaccctcaccatgaagaagtttcttctcaaatttaagtggaaccttttgtgttccagtttgtacccattgccccttgtcctaccattggttgtcactaagaagagcctggctccatccctgtgacactcaccctttatatatctgtaaacattgaggtcacccctcagtctcttcttctccaagctccagagccccagctccctcagcctttcctcacacgggacatgctccactcccttcagcatctttgttgccctgcactggactctctccagcacttccctgtccttctggaactgaggggccacaactggacacaatattcc
It encodes:
- the TIMM9 gene encoding mitochondrial import inner membrane translocase subunit Tim9; translated protein: MAGQISESDQIKQFKEFLGTYNKLTENCFLDCIKDFTSREVKPEEMTCSDHCLQKYLKMTQRISMRFQEYHIQQNEALAAKAGLLSQPR